The Ictalurus furcatus strain D&B chromosome 23, Billie_1.0, whole genome shotgun sequence genome includes the window CCTTGCACCCTATTCGACTCCTGCTAAActtcttaaagtgcacctattatggtttttcaaatatgacCTTTCACGTAGTGTGTCCTAGAGCTGTTTGTCAAACCTCTGCAAAGTTTCacaaatcaaagcgcacgacaaacggagttattgactcccgaaagaaggaaccgattctgaacagctgaaacgagtcgttagtaatttcCAGACTTCCCCATCACCTGTGCTTTTCAAATATGATCTTCCAAGCATATAATGGCATCTATTGTGCTacgctcttaaaaaaaaaacactctggtATGGTGATgaaattcctttctttttctatcACATAATTTAGTCTATACACAATCATTCGTTCCCTGATTTTTGCATACTTTTGGGCATATCATCTGCAGCATTTGATCAATCTTTGCCTGGTTTCTCAATTGGTACAGTTACACCATGCTTCCGTGATGTTGGGAGTCTCCCTGTCTTCCATACTCTTATAATACAGATGCAGTATAATATTCAAAGATGTGTCTGATAGATTTTTAATCATATTATAATACACCTCGTCTTTACCAGGAGATGATTGATTGGCTCCTCCTATAGCGCTCTTCAGTTCAACTAATGAAAATTCCACATCCAGAGTATTATTAGAAGACCTTTCTTTCACCATTATGTCTATTTTCTTTCCTGCTTTGTTCTTTCTTGTCCTCTGATGTTATTATTGCTATGCCCTTTACAAACACTTCAGCTAGCATGTCTGCCTTCTCAGCGTTTTTCATTGCTATTCTTTCTCCAACACTAATTAGTGGTaaactgtaacttttttttttctgttcccccctcccccatctTCCTAATCATACCCCATACTTGACTAATGTTTCCTTCCCATATGTTTCACAAAAAATTCTCCAATtagccttttttgttgttgttttattactcTCCTTACTTCAgcttgtgcttctttttttaaatataaaatatagttcACAAATGTATGTGTTCTTTTCAGTGTTCTCAATTCCTTATTCCTATTTTTAGTTGCTTGACTGCGTAAATTTGTCCACCATGGTactattttcttcctttttgaTCCTTTTTGTTTTGCAAATAACTTCAGCAGTACTTTTGTTACATATCTTCTCGTTAAATTCCTCTATTTCTTCACTAACCTCTTAACAACTGCATTTTTACATcacttatatatttaaatgcctCCCAATTTGCTGTATTAAATTTTTATCTATACTTCTCATCATCTATCATTTCTGtacgccagaggggtagtatgtccgaGTTCTCAGTAGATATTTTGGGTGatattttgcagtatgcaacccATGGACCATACGCGAGTCAaacaatcccataatgcaacaggactggtgcggacgagcTAAGAAGATAAAAACCGTgtcggctttttttttttatttaagtattacactatggttaaacaggacttggtTAACAACACCGGAATAAATTAAGTTTTTGAAGGTTTAAGCAAGAAAacgtttgaaaccttttttttttttttttttttttccttgtgatctccatcatgccttagctgGCCAAGCGAACAGtaacgaatttacctcagctggttaaccccgcccacattaagttactaattcagttaactttcctggTGTGGATTTTGCCATTACtgcggttgctttaatctggtggcccctttaagatttttgtgtttatggcgacgtcgaaggtcacatgacgaTGCCAACATGTCGGACGTAATATGTCCAGGATTGTAACACCAAGCAGTGACGTGGCAACgtactatagtacttcgatGACTTGTCCGTGTCTCGTAATCATTCATGACAgcacgtggtgctttcctacagatgtagtagacGAGCGAGGCGTTCAAATGGGTCggaggtgtttgtttcagtaGTGTAAGAGTCCGCGTTTATTCTGGAGAGCTGTGAGAATTGGAGGAAGTGTGGACTTCAGACTTGCTCGTGAAAGCAGTTTGCGTCTATACAACGATGCGGTACGAAGTCCAGAGGACTTTTATATACCTAATGATTCAAATAGACAGGGATTaggacctgcactgctatctatcgtgtctccatttagccctgggaATTCAGAAGGGGAGATGTCCCGCTGCCTGATCTGCAAACTTTGTCACTTGTGAGTGTTGTGAAGGCTCGTGACGTCACGGACTGCTGAAGTACTCCGCCTTATTAGCAtagctcctcccctgagtgagccgCACACAATCCGCCATGTTCTCCGCTGCTGGAGCGGCTGAAGTGATGAGAGGAATGTCTCGGCTTCGTAAGCGTTGTAAGTGTTCTGCTGTTGTCTGTAAGAATGAGCATAAGAGTCTTCATCtactcccggcatcagagccactgaagacgcagtggatcagttttatttttgaagggaATGCGCCCCCAAAAATAGCTAAATTCGTGTATGTTTGTGCGAATCACttcacaccagactgctttataaacgagggtcaatacaaagcaggatttgctaaAAACTTGATTCTTAAGCATGGAGCTATACcaactgttcgtgatccagAAGCCGTAAGTATCGcacttttattttgtgaatgttttgctTTTCCGAATCAGCTTGTTTACAGAATCCACGGTCAATGAGGCTAACATCATggtctctgattgtattcacggagaccagagagagagatgtcacctttatttttaaccccaaaacgcttactgtctgtataacacgctacagtatttgtttttgtgtgtgttgctcaTCCATCGTTGCAAAATGgctgggagaaaagaaaaaaaaaataataaccccACAAGAAgatttgttgttgctgtagtatcCGAAGCATGAGAGTAACGGCATAGCTCTCTTCCGGAAAGGGGCGGAGacgcagcagctcatttgcatttaaagagacagacaCGAAAACAGCGTGCTTTTGCTTCCAGACAAAAAAgggggcatttacagcatggtgtAATGGATAGTAAATGATCTAtagggtattttgagctgataCTTCAGACACGTTCTCGAGACACCTGAGATTTATATTATATCTTGTAAAGAGGGGAATAATAGTATGGACGACCAAACCTGCAGAAATTAAAGATAGATagaataggaaaataaatacttGATAAACAAACGACTTGATAAAACGAGTAAATTTGTTATTAAATTTAATCATGattgtatttttgtataacattttttccccttcatttattattttctgtatttatttttattcttttaactTTTGCTGATTTATTCTTcgattaatttttttccatttatttatttgtttgtttacttttatatttatttcccccgcaagtatttatttccatatttatgcgtggttttttttttttttttttttttttacttttctgtgtACAACATGGAAATGAGGGAGGCAGTATCTatctagatggatggatggatagttatacaatgatttctttttcatttctgcaGGTTTGGTCCTCTATATATTACAGGTCCTCATTAATGCGGAGATAAAGTTCATCTCTACAGCAGCAAATGATTAAATTTATGATGGCGAAGACGccaacatgcatgcacacaccaccagtcccattcaccaGGTGCAAGATTGTGTCGTGATACAATTTCATCATGAGAAATCAACTTTTGTTCTCTGGAGACAATGAGAAAATGAAgtcgtgatcacgagaaaatggcaacgaaataaaaatatcaatgcATGCCCTCTTGGGGCAGCCGTAGTCTTCAGCTGTCGTTAAATTGCCTGCCAGCGAGAACATCAGATCATGCATCCTAAGACCACAGATCTCAACTCGTGAAGATATAATTATTTTACGGTGTGAGAACTTCACATCCCAAGTTAACATCTAAAAATTCAGATATTGAGCTATTAATGACATAAAACCATGCTGCCATAGTTTTCGCCCgacatcactgcctgacctcactaatgctcacTAATGccccaaaatctaatggaaagcctttgcagaagagtggagggtattagaacagcaaagggagactaaatctggtatgaggtgtttttaaaaagtatatatgggtgtaatggtcaggtgtccagaaccctttggccatatagagtaTGAAACATTTAAAGCGTAAAACCTATTATGGCTTTGAAACGTGTctaatttgttttaaaggtctcgtacgatagatttacatgcgtccaaggtcaaaaacactttaatttaaattgcagcattacctttttccccccagtgtcaaaaCGACTcattcaatgatccgttctaaaggattcattctaaactcctcctttcagagagcatactctgccctgattggtcagatgtcccaatCCGTTGTGATTAGTCTACCATTggcagcgtgtttcaaaaagggaATGCCCACTATCATAATGGGTTGCAGCTcggtctgtcagcgagcagctgattgaagaccagaggcggggctttttgttacaaacctgcGTAGGTTCGTACAGGAAGTAAAATCTGgaaattactaacgactcgactcagctgttcagaatcggttccttttttttgggagtcgataactccgatTGTCGTGcgttttgatttttgaaactgtgcagactttttacattgaCAAACagttctataacacactacatgaaaggtcatattttgaaaaaccataataggagCAATTTAACTACAGAGCATTGCTTAattatttccccccccccccctttcatattttctacattttgcaTTGTTACAACCTGAAATGGACTTGGGATTGTACTGTTTAATCTCATTAAATCTACACAAAATCGCCCATAACGTTGAACTGGAGGATGGAAATCAGTACAAATCAGTGTGTGTTCGCTGCTCTGGTTTGCTGCAAAACCTCTgaattagttctggtgcaaccaATTGGCATCAGAAGTCACAAATAGTTGAAAGTCCTCCatctgtgtgcaattaaagcATCACGTGATCTCACTATAACTACAGccgagtttgttagagaacacaCCTCAACAAACCGCATCATGAAGACCAGTGAGCTATTAAAACAAGGttttggttattaaaaaaaaaaaatctcaatttgAACACCTACCAGAGCACTGTTAGATCctttattaaaaatggaaagcaCAGCTTTGACTCGGCTTAGAGGAGTTCATCCACCAAAAATCAGtgattttgcaaactatattgaaTTTCTTTCCTCCCACTTTAATATTAGGGGTTATTACGTGTAGATGCATGACATGCGTTATATCCGTGTGTCCGATCTTAACTGGAAAGGGCTGGCGTGGCTGCacgttttccactagattttgcagtgtggctgtggggatttgtgtcgcttcagctacaagagcattagtgaagtcaggcagCAACGTCGAGCCAGGAGGTCTGAGGTGCAGCCGGCATTTCCAATTCATTCCAacggtgttcagtggggttgaggtcggggctctgtgcaggacacgaGTTTTTTCACACCAaccttagcaaaccatgtcttcatggagctcgaaTTGTGCACGGGGGCATTGTCACGGGTCTCTTGGTTCCACTGAAGGGGAATCGtaacactacagcatacaaagactaTTCTAGACCGTTATGTGCTTTCAACaatgtggcaacagtttggggaagaaccgcatatgggtgtgatagttgGAGTTGTACACTaagctcaaaagtttgtggacacctgaccaagtccgttcagttccaggttgtaactcTACAGAATGTAGAAACGTTCAAAGGGTCAATATTTATGTGAGGcgtttgcattttatttaaaaataaataaataaaggattagAGAAAATTTGGCTTGCGATATAATCACATGACAACTGCTTCAGTTCAGATCCATACTGAAGGACACACAGGGCAACACATTACATGTGCGAAGGACTTCACGCTCATTCAATAAATACACAGCgatcagccatagcattaaaaccactgacgggtaaagtgaataacatttgaTTATCTGATTGCAGTGGcacctgtcgaggggtgggatatattaggcagcaagtgaatagTTGTTTCTCGAAGTttatgtgttggaagcaggaaaaatgggtttaaaaaaaaaaaaaaaaaaaaggatccgAGCGCGTTTGATAAGGGCcgaattgtgatggttagacgactgggtcggagcatctccaaaacagcatgtcatgtggggtgttcctggtatgcagcggttagtacctaccaaaagtgctaacatcttggtgtcagataccacagcacaccttcagtgTTCTTGTAGTGTCCATGCCTCGCTGGGTCAGAGCTCTTTTTGCAGGACCTaaacaatattaggcaggtggtttttaaATTCTAGCTGATTGGTGAAATGGGTAAAGATTTTATTGgataattgtgtttttgttttttggacttTAGGAGAAACCGGAAGAAACCATACCAGAAGCACGCCTGTGCCCCTTGTGTCAAAGCCATCAAAAGGACAACGATGCTCTTTCTTTGCACCTGACTAAAAAACACAGCGTGCATCCAGCGTGTCTCACTAACTTACTCGTCACTGTGAGtgttttaatattattgttgtttccACCTGttctcaaaaaaatatatattaaatggtggtgatttttttaaaaatgatttattatgtTTGTTAGATTTTATACCAAGAAGACGAGCCCACTTGTTACGATACTGCTTTAGTCATCTGAGAAGTAGCATCAGtagtttggggggaaaaaaacgtacACGAATGAATAAAGTATTTTGGGCAAAGTAAACTTTCAGTAGTTGTATGCTGCGTTGACCTCGTGTATCTTTGACCGATTAGTTCCATTTGAGTTACATGGTGTGCATTTGAGAGTTCCTCAAACTATTCCATCGATTATTTCCTCACTCCCTTTTGTTCTTCAAGGCACCTTACACAAATCGTTCCAGCAGCAGAGTCGGAGAATCCACTGCACAAAATATCAGTAAGTTTAAGCCTCATTTGTCTATCACGGAACGTTCACACATGGATATCATTTACTATTCATGCTTATGTAAATCGTCTGTGGTATtgggttttgtttatttatttatttattttttaaatcaggagATGGTACATCCCAGCAGAACTCCTCAGAAAGCACCACATCCCCTTTAATGGCAGTTCAACAGGATGGTTCTTCCCAGGAAAACGATGCGTGTGATGAAGCAGGGGTAGGGAACAGCGGAAGCAGCTATGGTGACACAGAAGTCTCTGTCAAAGACGAGGAAAGCAACGCTGCTGCTGATGGCCCCCCTTTCAAGTGTCACGCCTGTCTGGAATACTTTACTGATAAGTCAGCATTGCACGTACATTTCAATTCAGCCACTCATATGCAAAAGATGAGAACAGGAGCAGGGAACGACAGCAATTCCTCAAGCCCTGTTCCTGCTTACCCTTATGTCTCTACCAAACCGTACCAGTGTGATGTGTGCCAGGTCTCTTACTTTTACTCCTTCGGTTTGGAGAGCCATCTGAAGTCCGTGTTGCACCAGAGTCGTACCAAGAAGGCTGGAAATACCGCAACCAATTccaaaacaaatacagaaacCAGAATCGTCGTGGCAAACCTGGCAGGCACCACAGTGGCTAACGCCACACCGTTAGCTAGTGCTAAGACCGGTCATTGTGTGACGCAAGCGGAAAAGGTTCCGCTGCAGCCCGCTTCGTCGTTGATTTCCGCTCCAGTGGTGTCGGCTCAAGCAATGTCTACCGTTCTCCCTCTCTTAA containing:
- the LOC128599809 gene encoding uncharacterized protein LOC128599809 isoform X2; translation: MFSAAGAAEVMRGMSRLRKRCKCSAVVCKNEHKSLHLLPASEPLKTQWISFIFEGNAPPKIAKFVYVCANHFTPDCFINEGQYKAGFAKNLILKHGAIPTVRDPEAEKPEETIPEARLCPLCQSHQKDNDALSLHLTKKHSVHPACLTNLLVTAPYTNRSSSRVGESTAQNIRDGTSQQNSSESTTSPLMAVQQDGSSQENDACDEAGVGNSGSSYGDTEVSVKDEESNAAADGPPFKCHACLEYFTDKSALHVHFNSATHMQKMRTGAGNDSNSSSPVPAYPYVSTKPYQCDVCQVSYFYSFGLESHLKSVLHQSRTKKAGNTATNSKTNTETRIVVANLAGTTVANATPLASAKTGHCVTQAEKVPLQPASSLISAPVVSAQAMSTVLPLLTLAPNSVPHAIVNSVFPPLGTSTTQLIPQPQVLMPFIVNGLQTQSPTPDGPQQILQQAVPVLGLCSAQHAQGLGSSDSQSQSAATGVSNASPIRLETNTTVDGEGVKVKIEIKEEPCDQEVSQMTACTADVISQVGLKQEDNRVWDGMEDSIVCSDEQQSKAKGVSVGENSKRRRSDANKASATQDLQSSHVGKSSPAKCNPSPANLVKSTKTHPSLSSGPPVLSEFQSQVLWAFSESRNEADSEIPPREDCEALGREVGLTEDEVREWLVDTHRTKNRHHTDVQSRYESQGSTEDDEDALTIDESGGMVLRSNTDFLSDEENADDEQTTVNKKRKRGTDKQDSLEESGRAEGRLCPSFRTS